In Spinacia oleracea cultivar Varoflay chromosome 5, BTI_SOV_V1, whole genome shotgun sequence, a single window of DNA contains:
- the LOC110796035 gene encoding cysteine-rich repeat secretory protein 38-like, whose amino-acid sequence MSNIHITYFIFTFLLQSSLRVLAIHPLYHFCSSTSGNFTSNTIYEKNLNALLGALERDISPLGFSRAVSRMHPSWFFGIALCRGDVKSSKCNACVRDASIELRKSCPYNKGATIWYDNCLLKYLDQSFFGKIDTKNKIYLLNVANVSHDPNVFNQNVKTLLSKLALESAKTKEFFSFGKMKLDAFTNLYGSTQCTQDLTNKACKFCLDEAIRELPNCCYGKRGARVMGGSCNVRYELYPFVNS is encoded by the coding sequence ATGTCTAACATCCATATTACATACTTTATCTTTACTTTCCTTCTCCAAAGTAGCCTTAGAGTTTTAGCGATACACCCACTCTATCATTTTTGTTCATCTACCTCCGGGAATTTCACTTCCAATACCATATATGAAAAGAACCTTAATGCACTCTTGGGTGCTCTAGAGAGAGATATTTCTCCATTGGGATTTTCGCGCGCCGTATCTCGTATGCATCCATCTTGGTTTTTTGGAATCGCTCTCTGCCGAGGAGATGTAAAATCCTCGAAGTGTAACGCGTGTGTTCGGGATGCTAGTATCGAACTTCGCAAGAGTTGCCCTTATAACAAAGGGGCAACTATATGGTATGACAATTGCTTGTTGAAGTATTTAGACCAAAGTTTCTTTGGTAAAATTGAtaccaaaaacaaaatttatttgttgAACGTTGCTAACGTAAGTCATGATCCTAATGTGTTTAACCAAAATGTTAAGACATTATTGAGTAAGTTAGCTCTCGAGAGTGCTAAAACTAAGGAATTTTTCTCATTTGGAAAAATGAAGCTCGATGCATTTACAAACTTGTACGGGTCAACTCAATGTACCCAAGATTTGACGAATAAAGCTTGCAAATTTTGCTTGGATGAAGCCATACGTGAGCTACCAAATTGTTGTTATGGAAAGAGAGGAGCGAGAGTAATGGGTGGGAGTTGTAACGTGAGATATGAGTTATACCCTTTTGTCAATTCCTAG